From the Priestia koreensis genome, one window contains:
- a CDS encoding precorrin-8X methylmutase, protein MDFRTEFKPLTVQPQQIEGKSFEMITEEIGEHPFTQEQYRVVQRVIHASADFELGRSMVFHRDAIQAGIKAIRSGKRVVADVQMVQVGVSKQRIEQFGGDIRVYISDEDVMEEAKRLDTTRAIISMRKAVKEADGGIFAIGNAPTALLELIRLIKEGEARPGLVIGLPVGFVSAAESKEELAKLDIPFITNIGRKGGSTVTVAALNAISLLATAVQ, encoded by the coding sequence ATGGATTTTCGTACAGAGTTTAAACCGTTAACCGTGCAGCCACAGCAAATTGAAGGAAAAAGCTTCGAAATGATTACAGAAGAAATCGGGGAACATCCTTTTACACAAGAGCAATATCGGGTTGTTCAGCGTGTTATTCACGCTTCAGCCGATTTTGAGCTTGGGCGAAGTATGGTGTTTCACCGTGATGCTATTCAAGCAGGGATCAAAGCGATCAGAAGCGGAAAACGAGTTGTGGCAGATGTGCAAATGGTACAAGTTGGCGTAAGTAAACAGCGCATCGAGCAATTTGGCGGTGACATTCGCGTGTATATTTCAGATGAGGATGTAATGGAAGAAGCAAAACGTTTGGATACGACTCGTGCCATTATTTCGATGAGAAAGGCCGTAAAAGAAGCGGACGGCGGCATTTTTGCGATTGGAAATGCACCGACGGCTCTTTTAGAGTTAATTCGCCTTATTAAAGAAGGAGAAGCAAGACCAGGACTCGTCATTGGTCTTCCAGTTGGCTTTGTGTCCGCTGCGGAATCAAAAGAGGAGCTCGCAAAGCTTGATATTCCGTTCATCACAAACATCGGTCGAAAAGGTGGGAGTACGGTAACAGTTGCGGCGTTAAACGCGATTTCGCTTTTAGCAACAGCCGTTCAGTGA
- the cobK gene encoding precorrin-6A reductase — translation MILCLAGTSDARELARKLKQAEHSVLATVVTENAAIELKNENIPVRVGRLTAEEMEKIIQDLKITLVVDASHPFAEEASKNAIAAAANTSIPYIRYERAHHVIDDPLLQVVESYEKAAKLAALRGGTVMLTTGSKTLQVFTNELLHLPNVKLIARMLPRKDNMEKCEQLGLPQKHIIAIQGPFTKEFDQALYKQYGVTTMITKESGKVGSVDQKLEAAKDLGVHVIVIKRPDISYGNVHQTFEDVLTAVHQLSKGEK, via the coding sequence ATGATTCTATGCTTAGCGGGTACGAGTGACGCACGTGAATTAGCACGCAAGCTAAAACAAGCCGAGCATTCCGTGCTTGCAACAGTAGTAACTGAAAATGCTGCTATTGAGTTGAAAAATGAGAACATTCCTGTAAGAGTCGGCCGCTTAACGGCAGAAGAGATGGAGAAAATCATTCAAGACCTCAAGATTACGTTAGTAGTAGATGCGAGTCATCCGTTTGCAGAAGAAGCTTCTAAAAATGCAATTGCAGCGGCCGCCAATACGTCGATCCCGTATATCCGCTATGAGCGCGCACACCACGTTATTGATGATCCGCTTCTTCAGGTTGTCGAAAGCTATGAAAAGGCGGCAAAGCTTGCAGCGCTTCGTGGAGGCACCGTCATGCTAACAACGGGAAGCAAAACGCTCCAGGTGTTTACAAATGAACTGCTGCATTTGCCAAATGTAAAGCTTATCGCTCGAATGCTTCCTCGTAAAGACAACATGGAAAAATGTGAGCAGCTCGGTTTGCCACAGAAGCATATTATCGCTATTCAAGGGCCCTTTACAAAAGAATTTGATCAGGCTCTTTATAAGCAGTACGGCGTCACGACGATGATTACAAAAGAAAGTGGGAAAGTCGGATCAGTCGATCAAAAGCTTGAGGCCGCGAAGGATTTAGGGGTCCATGTCATTGTGATTAAGCGTCCTGACATTTCATATGGGAACGTGCATCAAACATTTGAGGACGTGCTAACAGCCGTACATCAGTTATCTAAGGGGGAGAAGTAA